From the Lathyrus oleraceus cultivar Zhongwan6 chromosome 4, CAAS_Psat_ZW6_1.0, whole genome shotgun sequence genome, one window contains:
- the LOC127137251 gene encoding uncharacterized protein LOC127137251 produces MEAPRKSNVTYHFFDTKIDPLRQIKALITPDHVGLFRDTYGNILPMVEDLDAPQRSLIHTCFQFYDPQLRCFTFQDFQLAPLLEEYAMILGVPLQHCVHFNSDIPPLEHKDIAKALHLEVFVVKENLSSKGGLSGFHLDFLVAKAEECAAQGNWEVVCALLALSVYGIMLFVDEPKFVSMSVIHIFLLKNPVPTLHGDFYFSVHNKNEKRRGRLVRCCAPLFHKLLMRHLPNDDAFLNPHQARNWARSCGKYPNVPLLGMKGCINYNPILLRRQLGYALTHASKDQDLVESFYFPVQDNLELVKQAAGAWRNIQTKGATVYGKCNNIFSSQYDSWLRERARITLLPFSMGEPSDLVIVESVYSVSMVEYNSLKQEKGKAAKLNAKLSEGLRKTLCAKKEVEREVQRLNELQKQSNKRIAEDVDYIRKVCSGTIPEIHIKN; encoded by the exons ATGGAGGCTCCTAGGAAGAGTAATGTGACCTATCATTTCTTCGATACCAAGATCGACCCATTGCGTCAGATAAAAGCTTTgattactcctgaccatgtgggTTTATTCCGGGATACTTATGGCAACATCTTGCCTATGGTTGAAGACTTGGATGCTCCTCAGAGGAGTCTGATACATACTTGCttccagttttatgatcctcagttgcgttgcttcacttttcaggattTCCAGTTGGCTCCTTTATTGGAAGAGTATGCTATGATCTTGGGTGTTCCTCTACAACATTGTGTCCATTTCAACTCCGATATACCTCCACTAGAGCATAAGGATATTGCTAAGGCTCTTCATCTGGAAGTGTTTGTTGTAAAGGAAAATCTCTCTTCTAAGGGAGGTCTGTCTGGTTTCCATCTGGATTTTTTGGTAGCCAAAGCCGAAGAGTGTGCTGCTCAAGGCAATTGGGAGGTTGTGTGTGCTCTGCTAGCATTGAGTGTCTATGGTATTATGTTATTCGTCGATGAACCGAAGTTTGTGAGTATGAGTGTTATTCATATCTTTCTGCTAAAGAACCCGGTTCCCACCCTTCATGGTGATTTCTATTTTTCGGTGCACAACAAGAATGAGAAGAGACGAGGGAGATTGGTCAGATGTTGCGCTCCATTGTTCCATAAGTTGCTTATGAGGCACTTGCCAAATGACGATGCTTTTCTAAATCCGCATCAAGCCAGGAATTGGGCTAGAAG CTGTGGGAAATACCCTAATGTACCATTGTTGGGTATGAAGGGTTGTATCAACTATAACCCGATTCTTTTGAGAAGACAATTAGGGTATGCCCTGACTCACGCTTCTAAGGATCAAGATCTGGTGGAATCTTTCTACTTCCCTGTGCAAGATAATCTAGAACTGGTTAAGCAAGCTGCTGGAGCTTGGAGGAATATTCAGACTAAAGGTGCTACTGTCTATGGAAAATGTAACAACATCTTTTCTTCCCAGTATGATAGTTGGTTGCGAGAAAGAGCTCGGATTACTCTTCTACCTTTCTCTATGGGAGAACCATCTGATCTGGTTATTGTTGAGTCTGTATATTCAGTCAGCATGGTTGAGTACAACAGTTTGAAGCAAGAAAAGGGAAAAGCCGCTAAGTTGAATGCGAAGCTGAGTGAAGGCCTCAGGAAGACTTTGTGCGCTAAGAAAGAAGTTGAGAGAGAAGTTCAGAGATTGAATGAGCTTCAAAAACAAAGCAATAAGAGGATTGCTGAAGATGTTGATTATATCCGTAAAGTCTGTTCAG